In the genome of Triticum urartu cultivar G1812 chromosome 5, Tu2.1, whole genome shotgun sequence, one region contains:
- the LOC125508721 gene encoding ethanolamine-phosphate cytidylyltransferase-like, which yields MEAGSSKARLAVACAIGGIVLGAAVVALHVAGPVAVPGLPPLDALRRRFRRRRRPVRVYMDGCFDMMHYGHCNALRQARALGDQLVVGVVSDDEITVNKGPPVTPLNERMVMVGAVKWVDDVIPDAPYAITEDFMNKLFTEYNIDYIIHGDDPCLLPDGTDAYALAKNAGRYKQIKRTEGVSTTDIVGRMLLCVRERSVSDRHNHSSLQRQFSSGHGQKVDDSGSGSGTRISHFLPTSRRIVQFSNSRGPGPDSRIVYIDGAFDLFHAGHVEILRLARGLGDFLLVGIHTDQTISSTRGPHRPIMNLHERSLSVLACRYVDEVIIGAPWDISKDMITTFNISLVVQGTIAENMDFAKDESHPYAVPMDMGIFRRLESPLDITTSTIIRRIVSNHEAYQKRNEKKEASEKKYYESKNFVNGE from the exons ATGGAGGCCGGGAGCAGCAAGGCCAGGCTGGCGGTGGCGTGCGCGATCGGCGGGATCGTGCTGGGCGCGGCCGTCGTGGCGCTCCACGTCGCCGGGCCCGTGGCCGTCCCGGGGCTGCCCCCACTCGACGCGCTTCGGCGCCggttccgccgccgccgccgccccgtgcgCGTCTACATGGACGGCTGCTTCGACATGATGCACTACGGCCACTGCAACGCGCTGCGCCAGGCGCGCGCGCTCGGCGACCAgctcgtcgtcggcgtcgtcaGCGACGACGAGATCACCGTCAACAAGGGGCCGCCCGTCACGCCGCTCAACGAGAG AATGGTGATGGTGGGCGCAGTGAAATGGGTGGATGATGTCATTCCAGATGCGCCATATGCCATAACCGAAGACTTCATGAACAAGCTATTCACCGAGTATAATATAGATTACATCATCCATGGCGACGATCCTTGTCTGCTCCCAGATGGCACCGACGCATATGCCCTTGCCAAAAATGCTGGCAGATATAAGCAGATTAAAAGAACCGAGGGAGTGTCAACAACAGACATTGTCG GAAGAATGCTTCTTTGTGTTAGAGAGAGATCAGTTTCTGATAGGCACAACCACTCTTCACTACAGAGGCAATTCAGTTCTGGGCATGGTCAGAAGGTTGATGATAGTGGGTCTGGAAGTGGAACTAGAATATCTCATTTTCTTCCTACGTCTCGGCGGATAGTTCAGTTCTCAAATAGCAGG GGTCCAGGACCAGATTCTCGGATAGTTTACATAGATGGTGCATTTGATCTGTTCCATGCTGGGCATGTTGAG ATATTGCGACTTGCTCGAGGGCTTGGAGATTTCTTGCTTGTTGGTATTCACACGGATCAGACCATAAG TTCTACACGAGGACCACATCGCCCAATCATGAATCTTCATGAGCGAAGTTTGAGTGTCCTAGCCTGCCGTTATGTTGATGAAGTAATCATTGGTGCTCCATGGGACATTTCAAAAGACATG ATTACAACATTTAATATTTCATTAGTCGTTCAAGGAACAATTGCTGAGAACATGGATTTTGCGAAG GACGAGTCACATCCATATGCTGTCCCAATGGATATGGGTATTTTCCGCAGATTGGAAAGCCCTTTGGATATCACTACTAGTACTATTATAAGGAGGATAGTTTCTAACCATGAAGCCTACCAG AAGCGGAATGAAAAGAAGGAAGCCAGTGAGAAGAAGTACTACGAGAGTAAAAACTTTGTCAATGGAGAGTAG